A single window of Channa argus isolate prfri chromosome 12, Channa argus male v1.0, whole genome shotgun sequence DNA harbors:
- the naa38 gene encoding N-alpha-acetyltransferase 38, NatC auxiliary subunit isoform X1 has protein sequence MATMIEENGPSTHEPPKVSSSSQARQKLEGLLNKNMRIRMTDGRTLVGLFLCTDRDCNVILGSAQEFLKSTDTFSQGEPRVLGLAMIPGHHVVSIEVEADSLDDAEGFGAKH, from the exons ATGGCCACAATGATTGAGGAAAATGGTCCTTCAACACAT GAGCCGCCTAAAGTGTCCTCATCCTCCCAGGCCAGACAGAAACTAGAAGGGCTCCTGAACAAGAACATGAGGATCCGCATGACAGACGGTCGGACTCTTGTGGGCCTTTTCCTTTGTACAGACCGGGACTGCAATGTCATCCTCGGTTCAGCTCAGGAATTCCTTAAATCCACAG ACACCTTCTCTCAGGGTGAACCCAGAGTCCTTGGGCTAGCAATGATCCCTGGTCACCACGTTGTATCCATCGAGGTGGAAGCAGACAGTTTGGATGATGCTGAAGGATTTGGAGCAAAACATTGA
- the naa38 gene encoding N-alpha-acetyltransferase 38, NatC auxiliary subunit isoform X2 — MATMIEENGPSTHEPPKVSSSSQARQKLEGLLNKNMRIRMTDGRTLVGLFLCTDRDCNVILGSAQEFLKSTGSGYLISALSFPTLTFLTCFLHLLQTPSLRVNPESLG, encoded by the exons ATGGCCACAATGATTGAGGAAAATGGTCCTTCAACACAT GAGCCGCCTAAAGTGTCCTCATCCTCCCAGGCCAGACAGAAACTAGAAGGGCTCCTGAACAAGAACATGAGGATCCGCATGACAGACGGTCGGACTCTTGTGGGCCTTTTCCTTTGTACAGACCGGGACTGCAATGTCATCCTCGGTTCAGCTCAGGAATTCCTTAAATCCACAG GGTCTGGATACTTAATTTCAGCTCTGTCCTTCCCCACATTGACCTTCCTGACTTGCTTTCTTCACCTCCTTCAA ACACCTTCTCTCAGGGTGAACCCAGAGTCCTTGGGCTAG